Proteins found in one Fulvitalea axinellae genomic segment:
- a CDS encoding FAD-dependent oxidoreductase has product MIRKEVENNRSNKEVKLDVDLVVAGGGLSGVCAAVVAARQGQKVVLIQDRPVLGGNASSEVRLWALGATSHMGNNNRWSREGGLINEILLDNLKRNKEGNALIFDTILLEKVLEEKNIKLLLNTAVYEVRKSGDRVIESVRAFCSQNSTGYTVSAPFFCDASGDGIVSFLAGASFRMGAEKAEEFDEGFAPNIEDYGDLLGHSLYFYTKDTGKPVTFTAPSFAIKNASELPRIKNYKFQQHGCKLWWVEYGGRLDTIHESEDIKMELWKVVYGIWDHVKNSGEYPEAENLTLEWVGTVPGKRESRRFNGDYMLSQKDIVEQRDHYDRVLFGGWAMDLHPADGIYSKHNSCSQWHGKGVYSIPYRCLYSRDMDNLFLAGRIISASHVAFGSTRIMLTCAMTGQVAGMASRLCKENNWTARQLSEENNIGFLQLELNKAGQSIPRLKWNDEEDLAQKATVKASSGLDLKRMEENGEWQTLEFSVAQLLPLKANTEYAFKLKVRAKRDCVLETKMRISDSPKHFTPERTLQTLNIPLVKGEQNVDLVFDQLGLEEDRYAYLTFMNNPDVELVLTEERISGILTVQQKINKDVSNYGKQEPPEGLGLDAFEFWTPERRPGGKNLALSITPGLDKFQAGNSINCEIRPLPDGEPNAWVAAQGDLSPELTLSWSQPQEIKRLRLFFDPDFDHALECNQMGHPESEIPFVVSDYKVLDCGGNVIYEKKGNYQAINDIELESAVTTDSVRIILSQKHKHISVSLFKVSVYRK; this is encoded by the coding sequence ATGATTCGGAAAGAGGTTGAGAATAATAGATCGAACAAGGAAGTGAAGCTGGACGTGGACCTTGTGGTTGCGGGCGGTGGACTTTCGGGAGTTTGCGCGGCGGTAGTGGCGGCGAGGCAGGGACAAAAAGTCGTTTTGATTCAGGACAGGCCGGTTTTGGGCGGAAATGCGTCTAGCGAAGTTCGTTTGTGGGCGTTGGGGGCCACCTCTCATATGGGCAACAATAATCGTTGGTCCAGAGAAGGAGGGCTTATCAATGAGATATTGCTCGATAATCTAAAGAGGAACAAGGAGGGTAACGCCCTGATCTTTGACACCATTCTCTTGGAAAAAGTTCTGGAGGAGAAAAATATCAAATTATTGCTCAATACGGCCGTTTATGAGGTCCGGAAGAGTGGCGATCGGGTAATAGAAAGCGTAAGGGCGTTTTGTAGTCAGAATTCGACGGGCTACACAGTTTCCGCTCCGTTTTTCTGCGACGCTTCCGGCGACGGAATAGTTTCGTTTTTGGCGGGTGCGTCTTTTCGTATGGGCGCCGAAAAAGCGGAAGAGTTTGACGAAGGGTTCGCCCCGAATATCGAGGATTATGGCGACTTGCTGGGACACTCGCTTTATTTTTATACAAAAGACACTGGAAAGCCCGTAACATTTACGGCCCCGTCTTTTGCGATCAAAAATGCTTCGGAGTTACCCCGCATCAAGAATTACAAATTCCAACAACACGGCTGTAAGCTATGGTGGGTGGAATATGGCGGAAGGTTGGATACAATCCATGAGTCGGAGGACATTAAGATGGAATTGTGGAAAGTCGTTTACGGCATTTGGGATCATGTGAAAAACAGTGGTGAGTATCCCGAGGCGGAGAACCTGACACTTGAGTGGGTCGGTACGGTGCCGGGCAAGCGGGAAAGCCGGCGGTTTAATGGCGATTATATGCTTTCCCAGAAAGACATCGTAGAGCAACGCGACCACTATGACCGAGTCCTTTTCGGTGGTTGGGCCATGGACCTACACCCCGCCGACGGTATCTACAGCAAACATAACTCGTGTTCGCAGTGGCACGGCAAAGGGGTTTATTCGATTCCTTACCGTTGCCTTTATAGTAGGGATATGGATAATCTCTTTTTGGCGGGCCGTATCATCAGTGCGTCACATGTGGCCTTTGGTTCTACCAGAATAATGTTGACTTGCGCTATGACGGGCCAAGTGGCGGGAATGGCTTCAAGGCTGTGCAAGGAAAATAATTGGACTGCCCGGCAATTGAGCGAAGAAAATAATATTGGTTTTCTGCAGCTTGAGCTGAATAAAGCGGGGCAGAGTATTCCGAGGTTAAAATGGAACGATGAAGAAGACCTTGCGCAAAAAGCTACAGTGAAGGCCTCTTCCGGGTTGGACCTGAAGCGGATGGAAGAAAACGGGGAATGGCAAACTTTGGAATTTAGTGTAGCTCAACTATTGCCACTAAAGGCAAATACCGAATATGCGTTTAAGCTTAAAGTTAGGGCCAAGCGTGATTGTGTACTGGAAACCAAAATGCGTATAAGCGATAGCCCGAAGCATTTCACTCCTGAGCGCACCTTGCAGACATTGAACATTCCATTGGTGAAAGGCGAGCAAAACGTGGATTTGGTGTTTGATCAGTTAGGGTTGGAGGAAGATAGGTATGCGTACCTGACTTTTATGAATAATCCGGATGTGGAGCTGGTGTTGACCGAAGAGCGGATAAGCGGAATCCTTACTGTTCAGCAAAAAATCAACAAGGACGTTTCCAATTACGGAAAGCAGGAACCGCCGGAAGGATTGGGTTTGGACGCGTTCGAGTTCTGGACTCCGGAGCGTAGGCCGGGAGGGAAGAACCTGGCTTTGTCAATCACGCCTGGTTTGGATAAGTTTCAGGCGGGAAATAGTATAAACTGTGAGATCCGCCCTCTTCCCGATGGAGAACCTAACGCTTGGGTCGCCGCACAGGGAGATCTTTCGCCGGAGTTGACCTTAAGCTGGAGTCAGCCACAAGAAATAAAGCGTTTGCGTTTGTTTTTTGACCCGGACTTTGACCACGCTTTAGAATGTAACCAAATGGGGCATCCGGAATCGGAAATACCATTTGTTGTGAGCGATTATAAAGTGTTGGACTGTGGGGGGAACGTGATTTATGAAAAGAAAGGGAATTATCAAGCGATAAATGATATTGAATTGGAGAGCGCAGTAACAACCGACAGTGTCCGAATTATTTTGTCGCAAAAACACAAGCATATTTCGGTGTCGCTATTTAAGGTGTCAGTTTACCGAAAATAG
- a CDS encoding sodium:solute symporter family protein, whose amino-acid sequence MSNLDYGVIVVFSLLIVMAGLSFRKSGSDMKSYFAAGGAVPWSISGLSLFMSFFSAGTFVVWGSIAYEQGFVAITIQLAMCLGGFLVAYLIAPRWKKTKSLTAAEFVRKRLGGNTQKFYTYLILILSLAYTGAFLYPVAKIVNVSTGFSIEACVVALGLLILLYTAVGGLWAVIITDVLQFVILTAAVVVVVVLSVKSVGGLDNFVDQAPERFFDLTRGEYNIWFIVAFAVYNTIFIGGNWAYVQRYTSVKTTRDAKKVGLSFGWLYLVSPFIWMLPPMIYRVMNPSLGGLENEGAYLMACKQVLPTGMLGLMLGGMVFATASSVNTTLNLAASVITNDIYKVLRPKASVNEVMRVAKHSTLFFGLGTIAVALMVPAAGGIVNVVLSVGAVTGCSLYAPPIWAMFSKRQTGKSILTITITSLAINVGVKFFSASLFGDVLSRADEMLLGALLPLGMLAAYELFAKAKGSVSREYEEYKTGEKAQEAEMVSDKGQNEFGLKVLAVTLAVVGLMIVALGGYSEEGRILVVGVGAVILFLAAFIHPSLKLKKA is encoded by the coding sequence ATGAGCAATTTAGATTACGGCGTTATTGTAGTTTTTTCGCTGTTGATTGTTATGGCGGGGCTTTCGTTTCGTAAAAGCGGTTCGGATATGAAGTCTTACTTCGCTGCGGGCGGTGCCGTGCCATGGTCTATCAGCGGGTTGTCCCTCTTTATGAGTTTCTTTTCGGCGGGTACTTTTGTCGTGTGGGGCTCCATTGCTTATGAGCAGGGATTTGTAGCCATTACGATTCAGCTCGCTATGTGTTTGGGCGGTTTCCTGGTGGCGTACCTGATTGCGCCGCGTTGGAAGAAAACCAAAAGCCTGACGGCGGCGGAGTTTGTGCGTAAACGATTGGGAGGGAATACCCAGAAATTTTATACCTACCTGATACTGATTCTCTCTTTGGCTTATACCGGAGCGTTTCTTTATCCCGTGGCCAAAATCGTTAATGTATCGACGGGCTTCTCCATCGAGGCCTGTGTAGTGGCCTTGGGCCTGTTGATTTTGCTTTATACGGCCGTAGGCGGTCTTTGGGCCGTGATTATTACCGATGTGCTCCAATTTGTTATCTTGACGGCGGCGGTGGTTGTCGTTGTCGTTCTGTCAGTAAAGTCTGTCGGTGGTTTGGATAATTTTGTTGACCAAGCTCCGGAGAGGTTTTTTGATTTGACCAGGGGTGAATACAATATCTGGTTTATAGTTGCCTTCGCTGTTTACAATACCATTTTTATTGGTGGAAACTGGGCTTATGTACAGCGCTATACCAGTGTGAAAACCACACGGGACGCCAAGAAAGTGGGGCTCTCTTTTGGCTGGCTTTATTTGGTCAGCCCGTTTATCTGGATGTTGCCGCCGATGATTTACCGAGTTATGAATCCGAGCTTGGGAGGCCTTGAGAACGAAGGAGCGTATTTGATGGCTTGCAAACAGGTGCTTCCCACAGGTATGCTAGGGCTGATGCTCGGAGGGATGGTCTTCGCTACGGCTAGCTCGGTCAATACTACTCTGAACTTGGCCGCTTCCGTGATTACCAATGACATTTACAAGGTGCTTCGACCGAAAGCTTCGGTGAATGAAGTGATGCGTGTAGCCAAGCATTCGACTTTATTTTTCGGTTTGGGAACTATCGCCGTCGCTTTGATGGTTCCGGCGGCGGGAGGTATCGTGAATGTTGTGTTGAGCGTAGGAGCGGTGACGGGTTGTTCCTTGTACGCCCCGCCGATTTGGGCGATGTTCTCCAAACGGCAGACTGGAAAATCCATTCTCACGATTACCATCACTAGTTTGGCCATAAACGTAGGGGTTAAATTCTTTTCGGCATCCCTTTTTGGTGATGTCCTAAGCCGTGCGGATGAGATGCTCTTGGGGGCGCTTTTGCCACTGGGAATGTTGGCGGCGTATGAATTGTTCGCAAAAGCAAAGGGAAGTGTTAGCCGTGAATACGAGGAATATAAAACTGGAGAGAAAGCCCAAGAAGCGGAAATGGTTTCGGATAAAGGTCAAAATGAATTCGGGCTGAAAGTATTGGCTGTTACGCTGGCTGTAGTGGGGTTGATGATTGTGGCTCTGGGAGGCTACTCTGAAGAGGGACGGATATTAGTGGTTGGTGTGGGGGCGGTTATCCTGTTCTTGGCGGCGTTTATTCACCCATCATTGAAATTAAAAAAAGCGTAA
- a CDS encoding discoidin domain-containing protein: protein MIVRKTAWLIAALLILAGNKCFAIEPIKVIGVKVSSYMSEHKPEKMIDRKLGNASRWVSEKEDEVWAVFTFNNEQDVGGLHLYSGYGQKDAITDAKVQYMNGGAWKEVLSGRVRSNKKPALSLVFDEGRRVKTKSIRVMIEKTPGDVARIKEIVFWPFMPEGIPPLGVGVEKIKPGKKSVAEANVPTIYLNQSGFNLGAPKRFTAPLMTDGISFVITERDDDKVLFSGSIKNHLGDFTDFNPEDWRKEYVVKANGVTSFPFRVGQWWLERTTYQNMVDFMIDSRHYVGTYKKTCRGSYGWRDNHQFGWELHTMVSQYLSNPGAYDRMPRQISYEKPDERKTWGALEPYDETAPDIVKLIHWASDVIVTRDLRHEHFKAQLAYFLYAWPWLKKWMPQQNYDSVKAFAFANWAQDDKAKNYPYDESRGHNLLAVKKKVGSTKGALPPGYTVMPNLLMYEVARREDRSDKDLYFQTAYDQVKWIIDNIDWNDPMTTKGQRMSEHLTMTGMVYMYTQYKDKAPVGLKKKIEAWCDVVLKRSGNMWDFRKYSDSQWVPTGVKRTMWNEPGNVLGFPACMLSAMQVVDSPEIHGRFNELIFAHFDNAFGRNPTGRHCVYHGIRDVEGVDLGWFSLHNGLGKLKDVRFVIEATAKNEHYPYHPEMGNSGWSEGWVNFNTAFNQSMAYLAYRDISLTANKVKRKTYDVRLKVPLNFDYEKRESVDVIFHYKDGSQSTQTLKEENINSAYFVGTVKSKKSVKSVSYGYGFFEHRVNF, encoded by the coding sequence ATGATTGTTAGGAAAACCGCGTGGTTGATTGCCGCACTTTTGATTTTGGCAGGGAATAAATGCTTTGCTATTGAGCCTATAAAGGTGATTGGAGTGAAAGTTAGCTCGTATATGTCGGAGCACAAGCCTGAAAAAATGATTGACCGTAAGCTGGGAAATGCGTCCCGGTGGGTTAGCGAAAAAGAGGACGAGGTTTGGGCGGTCTTTACATTCAACAACGAGCAAGACGTCGGCGGGCTCCATCTGTATTCGGGCTATGGGCAAAAAGACGCTATAACGGACGCCAAAGTCCAATATATGAATGGAGGCGCTTGGAAAGAGGTGCTTTCGGGCAGGGTCCGTTCCAATAAAAAGCCGGCTCTTTCCTTGGTTTTTGACGAAGGACGAAGAGTAAAGACTAAATCGATTCGTGTCATGATCGAAAAAACTCCGGGAGATGTAGCCAGAATAAAGGAAATCGTTTTTTGGCCTTTTATGCCCGAAGGAATTCCTCCCTTGGGCGTTGGAGTGGAAAAAATTAAGCCTGGGAAAAAGAGTGTGGCGGAAGCGAACGTTCCCACGATTTATTTGAACCAAAGTGGATTCAATTTGGGCGCTCCCAAACGCTTTACGGCCCCTTTGATGACTGACGGTATTTCCTTTGTTATTACCGAAAGAGATGACGACAAAGTACTTTTTAGTGGGAGCATTAAGAATCATCTTGGAGATTTTACTGATTTCAATCCCGAAGACTGGCGAAAGGAGTATGTGGTGAAAGCGAATGGGGTCACTTCGTTTCCGTTCAGAGTTGGACAGTGGTGGCTGGAGCGTACAACTTACCAAAACATGGTCGATTTTATGATCGACTCCCGCCATTATGTGGGTACGTATAAGAAGACTTGCCGAGGGTCGTACGGTTGGAGAGACAATCACCAGTTTGGTTGGGAACTTCATACAATGGTGTCGCAATATCTGTCCAATCCGGGTGCGTATGATCGCATGCCTCGCCAAATCAGTTATGAAAAACCTGATGAGCGAAAGACTTGGGGCGCTCTGGAACCTTATGATGAAACGGCGCCTGATATAGTGAAATTGATTCACTGGGCATCGGACGTTATCGTGACCCGTGATTTGCGTCACGAGCATTTCAAGGCCCAATTGGCGTATTTTCTTTACGCTTGGCCATGGTTAAAGAAATGGATGCCGCAACAAAATTATGACAGTGTTAAAGCGTTTGCTTTCGCAAACTGGGCGCAGGATGATAAAGCGAAAAATTATCCTTATGATGAAAGTAGGGGGCATAATCTTTTGGCTGTCAAAAAGAAAGTGGGAAGCACTAAAGGGGCGTTGCCTCCGGGCTATACCGTGATGCCCAACTTGTTGATGTATGAAGTCGCTCGTCGTGAAGACCGCTCCGATAAGGATTTGTACTTCCAAACCGCTTATGATCAGGTTAAATGGATAATCGACAATATCGATTGGAATGACCCGATGACGACCAAAGGGCAACGGATGAGCGAACACCTTACCATGACGGGTATGGTGTATATGTATACTCAATACAAAGATAAAGCGCCGGTTGGATTGAAGAAGAAGATTGAAGCTTGGTGCGATGTTGTGTTGAAGCGCTCCGGAAACATGTGGGATTTCCGAAAATATTCGGACAGCCAGTGGGTTCCGACTGGAGTGAAGCGTACGATGTGGAATGAACCCGGGAACGTATTGGGCTTTCCCGCATGTATGCTGAGCGCTATGCAGGTGGTTGACTCTCCGGAAATACACGGGAGATTCAATGAGTTGATATTTGCGCATTTCGATAACGCTTTTGGCCGAAACCCTACTGGGCGTCATTGTGTGTATCATGGCATTCGCGATGTGGAGGGAGTTGACTTGGGGTGGTTCTCGTTGCACAATGGATTAGGGAAATTGAAGGACGTTCGGTTTGTCATCGAGGCTACTGCGAAAAATGAACATTACCCTTATCACCCTGAAATGGGCAATTCGGGCTGGTCGGAAGGTTGGGTTAATTTTAACACCGCCTTTAATCAAAGCATGGCGTATTTGGCCTATCGGGATATCAGTTTGACAGCCAATAAGGTAAAGCGAAAAACGTATGATGTCCGCCTGAAAGTTCCTTTGAATTTTGATTATGAGAAGCGAGAGTCGGTAGATGTTATTTTTCATTATAAAGACGGCTCTCAGTCAACGCAGACGCTAAAGGAAGAGAATATAAACTCGGCATATTTTGTAGGAACAGTCAAATCCAAAAAGAGCGTTAAGTCAGTCTCTTACGGATATGGATTTTTTGAGCATAGGGTAAATTTCTAA
- the def gene encoding peptide deformylase, translating into MIYPIVAYGHPVLRKVAEDIEEGDLDVKKLIEDMFETMYNAHGVGLAAPQIGKAIRIFVVDGSPMGDDEEDDEMEGFKKVFINPIIVEEKGEKWGFEEGCLSIPDVRETVMRHDTVTINYLDENFEEHEETYDGVKARIIQHEYDHIEGVLFTDYLSSFKKRLLKSRLTNISKGKVSSGYRMTFPKK; encoded by the coding sequence ATGATTTACCCTATAGTTGCCTACGGGCACCCCGTTCTTAGAAAAGTGGCGGAGGATATCGAGGAAGGCGATCTCGATGTGAAGAAGCTTATCGAGGACATGTTCGAAACCATGTACAACGCCCACGGTGTAGGATTGGCCGCTCCGCAGATTGGCAAAGCCATCCGTATTTTTGTCGTTGACGGAAGCCCGATGGGCGACGATGAGGAAGACGATGAAATGGAAGGTTTCAAAAAGGTGTTTATCAACCCGATTATCGTTGAGGAAAAAGGCGAGAAATGGGGATTCGAGGAAGGGTGCTTGAGTATTCCGGACGTTCGCGAAACCGTAATGCGCCACGATACGGTGACGATCAATTACTTGGACGAGAACTTTGAGGAGCACGAGGAAACGTACGACGGCGTAAAAGCCCGGATTATCCAGCACGAGTACGACCACATCGAGGGTGTACTGTTCACGGATTATCTGAGTAGCTTCAAGAAGCGTCTTCTTAAATCAAGGTTGACTAATATTAGCAAAGGGAAAGTGTCTTCGGGTTATAGGATGACATTCCCTAAAAAATAA
- a CDS encoding formate--tetrahydrofolate ligase — MKTDIEIAREAHLEPIGKIAEGLGVAEEALFPYGRHMAKLSPEALPANDNKGNLILVTAITPTKSGNGKTLVSVGLSMGLNKIGKKSAVALREPSLGPCFGMKGGAAGGGYAQVVPMENINLHFTGDFHAITSAHNMISAMLDNYVHQHRNTEKQLREVVWRRVLDVNDRNLRHVMTGMGGNANGVISESGFDITPASEIMAILCLAKDLDDLRARVDRIILGYDFETKPFTVKDLGISGAICVLLKDALDPNLVQTTENTPAIVHGGPFANIAHGCNSVRATRLALDLSDYVITEAGFGADLGAEKFFNIKCRAAGLNPKATVLVVTAQALKYHGGASHDDIKLPNKEALTAGFANLDRHIENMKAFGQNVVVAVNKFHFDTDEELDLVKEHCASQDVPCALMEAFVKGGEGAVELAKAVADTVDKAGERDLEFTYEEGDDLKVKLEKIASKVYGADGVALTGNAPKMLRRIKKLGLDHLPVCVAKTQYSFSDNPKAIGDMSGFTITFDDLIINAGAGFIVAKSGSIMRMPGLPKSPQALRIDIVDGEVEGLS, encoded by the coding sequence ATGAAAACCGACATCGAAATTGCCCGCGAGGCCCATCTTGAACCCATCGGAAAGATTGCCGAGGGATTAGGCGTTGCCGAAGAAGCCCTGTTTCCTTACGGTCGCCATATGGCGAAGTTGAGTCCCGAGGCCCTTCCAGCCAACGACAATAAAGGCAACCTGATCTTGGTGACGGCCATTACGCCCACCAAGTCCGGAAATGGAAAAACCCTTGTGTCCGTTGGATTGTCAATGGGCCTTAACAAAATCGGAAAGAAGTCGGCCGTTGCGCTCAGGGAGCCTTCGTTGGGGCCTTGTTTCGGGATGAAAGGTGGCGCCGCTGGCGGTGGCTACGCCCAAGTGGTGCCGATGGAGAACATCAATCTCCATTTCACCGGAGATTTCCACGCCATCACGTCAGCCCATAACATGATCTCGGCGATGTTGGACAACTACGTGCACCAACACCGCAATACCGAAAAACAGCTTCGCGAAGTGGTTTGGCGTCGCGTATTGGACGTAAACGACCGTAACCTCCGCCACGTGATGACGGGAATGGGCGGAAACGCAAACGGCGTGATTTCGGAGTCTGGTTTTGATATTACTCCCGCTTCGGAAATCATGGCGATTCTTTGCCTGGCCAAAGACCTTGACGATTTGCGTGCCCGTGTGGACCGCATTATCCTTGGTTACGATTTCGAGACAAAGCCGTTTACGGTGAAAGACCTTGGAATCTCGGGAGCCATTTGCGTATTGCTGAAAGACGCTTTGGACCCTAACCTCGTACAAACCACCGAAAACACTCCGGCAATCGTACACGGCGGACCTTTCGCCAATATTGCTCACGGTTGTAATTCAGTACGCGCTACGCGTTTGGCTCTGGATTTGTCCGACTACGTTATCACTGAAGCCGGTTTCGGAGCCGATTTGGGTGCGGAGAAATTCTTCAATATAAAATGTCGCGCGGCGGGTCTTAACCCGAAAGCTACGGTTTTGGTAGTGACCGCACAGGCGCTTAAATATCACGGTGGCGCGTCGCATGACGATATCAAGCTTCCGAACAAAGAAGCGTTGACGGCCGGATTCGCGAATCTTGATCGTCATATCGAAAACATGAAGGCTTTTGGCCAAAATGTGGTTGTGGCTGTCAATAAATTCCATTTTGATACTGATGAGGAACTTGATCTGGTCAAAGAGCATTGCGCCTCGCAAGACGTGCCTTGCGCTCTTATGGAAGCCTTCGTAAAAGGCGGAGAAGGAGCAGTGGAATTGGCTAAGGCCGTGGCCGATACCGTAGACAAAGCCGGGGAACGTGATTTGGAGTTCACTTACGAGGAAGGTGATGACCTGAAAGTTAAATTGGAGAAAATCGCCTCCAAAGTATACGGAGCGGATGGTGTTGCGCTTACAGGAAACGCGCCTAAGATGCTTCGCAGAATCAAGAAGCTCGGATTGGACCATTTGCCGGTTTGCGTGGCCAAGACCCAGTATTCTTTCTCCGATAATCCGAAAGCCATCGGCGATATGTCTGGCTTCACGATTACTTTTGACGATTTGATTATCAACGCTGGCGCCGGCTTCATCGTGGCCAAATCCGGTTCGATTATGCGTATGCCGGGCTTGCCGAAATCACCGCAGGCTTTGCGTATCGATATCGTGGACGGGGAAGTGGAAGGCTTGAGTTAA
- a CDS encoding FAD-dependent oxidoreductase, with amino-acid sequence MKRGILATLFALVFALSATAQKHVFVEAESFGERGGWKTDQQSFDVMGSSYLLAHGMGNPVGDAVTTVKFPKTGTYRLWVRTKDWAPFPKGPGEFAVYLDGKPLSKTFGVSGEAGWRWYDGGDVTVSHKDMELRLKDLTGFDGRVDAILFTRKKGFVPPNEKADLDAFRKKMLGDLAKPKSAGNYDLVVVGGGVSGMCAAISGARKGLKVALVQNRPVLGGNNSSEIRVHLMGSINYQNKYPEVLGKIVNEIDNGDPGNGHVDGKRYGDNRKLKLVEGEENITLFLNMHAFGVEMKNGKIASVLGRDIETNQTYRFSGTYFSDCTGDGTIGYLAGAEYRIGRESKAQTGESMAPEKKDDFLLGMSNLWVSTKKSEKSAFPETPWALQFTDEYYIDAHKADWQWETGFTNLHQIDDVEEIRDHNLRAIYGNWSFLKNKKGDKYAYHALDWVSYVGGKRESRRLIGDHVLNQMDLQDDVQFEDGMVTATWTIDLHFPDKKNSKYFPGQEFMSATEHIRVAPYDIPYRCLYSKNIDNLFMAGRNISTTHIAFGSTRVMRTCGMMGEVVGIAAYLAKKHDTDPRGVYKQHLEEFKRILKGESLAK; translated from the coding sequence ATGAAAAGGGGAATTTTAGCGACGCTGTTCGCTCTGGTTTTCGCGTTGTCGGCGACGGCGCAGAAGCACGTTTTTGTGGAGGCGGAATCATTCGGTGAGCGTGGCGGATGGAAGACCGACCAGCAATCTTTTGACGTAATGGGATCGTCATACCTTTTGGCCCACGGTATGGGAAACCCCGTAGGCGATGCGGTGACTACCGTTAAGTTTCCTAAAACGGGTACTTACCGCCTTTGGGTTCGTACCAAAGACTGGGCACCATTCCCTAAAGGCCCGGGTGAATTCGCTGTTTATTTGGATGGAAAGCCGTTGTCAAAGACTTTCGGTGTAAGCGGAGAGGCCGGATGGCGCTGGTATGATGGCGGAGACGTTACCGTATCGCACAAGGACATGGAGCTTCGATTGAAAGACCTCACGGGCTTCGATGGCCGTGTGGACGCTATTCTTTTTACGCGTAAAAAAGGTTTCGTTCCGCCGAACGAAAAAGCCGATTTGGACGCCTTCCGTAAGAAAATGCTCGGTGATTTGGCTAAGCCAAAAAGCGCCGGAAACTATGATCTCGTAGTTGTGGGCGGTGGTGTCTCGGGTATGTGCGCGGCCATTTCAGGCGCTCGCAAAGGTTTGAAAGTGGCTTTGGTTCAGAACCGTCCCGTTCTTGGCGGTAATAACAGTTCTGAAATCCGTGTTCACTTGATGGGAAGCATCAATTACCAGAACAAGTATCCTGAAGTTTTGGGTAAAATCGTCAATGAAATCGATAATGGTGACCCGGGAAACGGCCATGTTGACGGAAAACGTTACGGCGACAACCGCAAACTCAAGCTTGTCGAAGGCGAGGAGAATATTACGTTGTTCTTGAACATGCACGCTTTCGGTGTGGAAATGAAAAACGGAAAAATCGCTTCTGTTTTGGGTCGCGATATTGAGACTAACCAAACTTACCGCTTTTCGGGAACTTACTTCTCGGACTGCACCGGCGACGGAACAATCGGTTACTTGGCAGGGGCGGAGTATCGCATCGGACGCGAGAGCAAAGCCCAGACGGGCGAATCTATGGCTCCGGAAAAAAAGGACGACTTTCTGTTGGGAATGTCGAACCTGTGGGTGTCAACAAAGAAATCGGAGAAATCTGCTTTCCCCGAAACTCCTTGGGCCTTGCAGTTCACTGACGAATATTACATCGACGCCCATAAAGCCGACTGGCAGTGGGAAACCGGATTTACCAACTTGCATCAGATTGATGACGTGGAGGAAATTCGCGACCATAACTTGCGCGCCATTTACGGAAACTGGTCATTTCTCAAAAACAAGAAAGGTGACAAGTATGCTTACCATGCGCTTGATTGGGTGTCGTATGTAGGCGGAAAGCGCGAGTCCCGCAGGTTGATCGGAGATCACGTACTTAACCAAATGGACCTGCAAGATGACGTTCAGTTTGAAGACGGAATGGTGACCGCTACTTGGACTATCGATTTGCACTTCCCGGACAAGAAAAACTCGAAGTACTTCCCGGGGCAGGAATTCATGTCGGCTACTGAGCATATCCGCGTGGCTCCTTACGATATTCCATACCGTTGCCTGTACAGCAAGAACATCGATAACCTGTTTATGGCTGGCCGTAACATCAGTACTACGCACATCGCATTCGGCAGTACTCGCGTAATGCGCACTTGCGGAATGATGGGCGAAGTTGTGGGTATTGCCGCTTACTTGGCAAAAAAGCACGATACGGACCCGAGAGGCGTATATAAACAACACCTTGAGGAGTTTAAGAGAATTCTGAAAGGAGAGAGTCTCGCCAAATAA